A window from Pseudomonas sp. Tri1 encodes these proteins:
- the rfbA gene encoding glucose-1-phosphate thymidylyltransferase RfbA, with amino-acid sequence MMKGIVLAGGSGTRLHPITLGVSKQLLPVYDKPMIYYPISVLMLAGIKDILVISTPQDLPQYQSLLGDGSQFGVHFSYAEQPSPDGLAQAFLIGEQFIGSDPVCLILGDNIFHGQHFGEQLQTATNRQSGATVFGYWVKDPERFGVIDFDPEGRAISIEEKPSVPKSSYAVTGLYFYDNDVIQIAKTIKPSSRGELEITDVNNAYLQRGDLHVERFGRGFAWLDTGTHDSLLEASQYVQTIEHRQGLKVACLEEIAYQQGWVSREHVLERAKYFGKTGYGQYLFKIAGETH; translated from the coding sequence ATGATGAAAGGTATTGTTCTGGCCGGCGGCTCCGGCACACGCCTGCACCCGATCACCCTCGGGGTTTCCAAGCAGTTATTGCCGGTTTACGACAAACCGATGATCTATTACCCGATTTCGGTACTGATGCTCGCCGGCATCAAGGACATCCTGGTGATCTCCACCCCACAGGACCTACCGCAATACCAAAGCCTGTTGGGCGACGGCAGCCAGTTCGGCGTGCACTTCAGCTACGCCGAACAGCCGTCACCTGATGGCCTGGCCCAGGCGTTCCTGATCGGCGAGCAATTTATTGGCAGCGATCCGGTCTGCCTGATCCTGGGCGACAACATTTTCCACGGCCAGCATTTCGGCGAACAATTGCAGACCGCCACCAATCGGCAGAGCGGTGCGACGGTGTTTGGTTATTGGGTCAAGGATCCCGAGCGTTTTGGCGTGATTGACTTCGACCCTGAAGGGCGAGCCATTTCCATCGAAGAAAAACCCAGCGTGCCCAAGTCCAGTTATGCCGTGACGGGCTTGTACTTCTACGATAACGACGTGATCCAGATCGCCAAGACCATCAAGCCCTCGTCACGCGGCGAACTGGAGATCACCGACGTCAACAACGCCTACCTGCAACGCGGCGACCTGCATGTCGAGCGTTTTGGCCGCGGTTTCGCCTGGCTCGACACCGGCACCCACGACAGCCTGCTGGAAGCCTCGCAATACGTGCAAACCATCGAGCACCGCCAAGGCTTGAAAGTCGCCTGCCTTGAAGAAATTGCCTACCAACAGGGCTGGGTCAGCCGCGAGCACGTTCTTGAACGTGCCAAGTACTTCGGCAAGACCGGTTACGGCCAGTACCTGTTCAAGATCGCCGGAGAAACCCATTGA
- the rfbB gene encoding dTDP-glucose 4,6-dehydratase: protein MRILITGGAGFIGSALIRHLILDTEHQVLNLDKLTYAGNLESLSSIDHDSRYEFVQADIVDQPTVSAVLARFKPDAIMHLAAESHVDRSIDGPADFIQTNIVGTYSLLEASRAYWQSLPEAQKRAFRFHHISTDEVYGDLHGVDDLFTETTAYAPSSPYSASKAASDHLVRAWQRTYGLPVLLTNCSNNYGPFHFPEKLIPLVILNALAGKPLPVYGDGQQVRDWLYVEDHARALLKVVTEGVVGETYNIGGHNEQKNIEVVRNICALLEELAPHKPEGVAGYADLITFVKDRPGHDLRYAIDAGKIERELGWTPRETFETGLRKTVQWYLENLLWCRRVQDGSYQGERLGSLDNKDAIA, encoded by the coding sequence ATGCGCATTCTTATCACTGGCGGTGCCGGCTTCATCGGCTCAGCTCTCATACGGCACTTGATCCTGGATACCGAGCACCAGGTCCTGAACCTCGACAAGCTGACGTATGCCGGCAATCTCGAATCGCTGAGCAGTATCGATCACGACAGCCGCTACGAATTCGTGCAGGCCGATATCGTCGATCAACCGACCGTCAGCGCGGTGCTCGCGCGGTTCAAGCCCGACGCCATCATGCACCTGGCGGCGGAGTCCCACGTCGATCGTTCCATTGACGGGCCGGCGGACTTCATCCAGACCAACATCGTCGGCACCTACAGCCTGCTGGAAGCCTCCAGGGCCTATTGGCAGAGCCTGCCCGAGGCGCAGAAACGCGCGTTTCGCTTCCATCACATTTCCACCGACGAAGTGTATGGCGACCTGCACGGGGTGGACGATCTGTTCACCGAAACCACGGCTTATGCGCCAAGTTCCCCCTATTCGGCCAGCAAAGCCGCGTCCGATCACTTGGTCCGTGCCTGGCAGCGCACCTACGGCTTGCCGGTGCTGCTGACCAATTGCTCGAATAACTACGGGCCGTTCCACTTCCCCGAGAAACTGATTCCCCTGGTGATCCTCAACGCGCTGGCCGGTAAACCGCTGCCCGTGTATGGCGATGGCCAGCAAGTGCGCGACTGGCTGTACGTCGAAGACCATGCCCGGGCGCTGCTCAAGGTTGTCACCGAAGGCGTGGTCGGTGAGACCTACAACATCGGCGGCCACAATGAACAAAAAAACATCGAAGTGGTGCGCAACATCTGCGCGTTACTCGAAGAGCTGGCGCCCCACAAACCCGAAGGGGTCGCGGGCTATGCCGACCTGATCACTTTCGTCAAAGATCGCCCCGGCCACGATCTGCGCTACGCCATCGATGCCGGCAAGATCGAACGGGAATTGGGCTGGACGCCCCGGGAAACCTTCGAGACCGGCCTGCGCAAAACCGTGCAGTGGTACCTCGAAAACCTGCTGTGGTGCCGGCGTGTCCAGGACGGCAGCTATCAAGGCGAGCGCCTGGGCTCGCTCGACAACAAGGATGCGATTGCATGA
- a CDS encoding aminotransferase: MPLATLVHRASLPSPQISAAQALVLLRSNYGLSGDLRPLGSQQDLNYRVDSERGRFVLKICHGDYAVHELQAQHAALKQLAGHSAVKVPRVMTANNGQDLLTLEVDGQAVHVRLLEYIDGQSLTQLKHLGPELVTGLGRLCAEIDLALATFEHPGLERTLQWDARHANTLIGHLLPVIQDDQRRNLIAEVAQQAEWRLQPLKASLPVQAIHMDITDDNAVWQRDAQRQWQLQGVIDFGDLVRTWRITDLSVTCAALLHHADGDPFFILPAIKAYHAVNPLQHEELLALWPLIMARAAVLVLSGEQQVSIDPDNQYSRDNLEHEWEIFRVAHSVPLELMEAAIFTAVGQSLPAIASEGFAPLLPTLVGREFALIDLGVLSPHFEAGNWEQPGIDQRLLSEAAAVHGLAASRYGQYRLSRTRPDSAVEPETYPLHVELSVPRGTPLEAPFAGVVHKTADGMLQLDSVQSSVRLWGVTSPLHSGAALVKGQVLGEVEGPLRVQLCRGAQLNPPLFCTPSRAPAWQALCPSPAVLLGLACDAEPEIDPQALLARRDASFARSQKHYYVDPPRIERGWRNHLIDMQGRSYLDMLNNVAVLGHGHPRMAAVAARQWSLLNTNSRFHYAAIAEFSERLLSLAPSSMDRVFLVNSGTEANDLAIRLAWAYSGGRDMLSVLEAYHGWSVAADAVSTSIADNPQALSSRPDWVHPVTAPNTYRGEFRGPNSAPDYVRSVEHNLAKIAEKKRQLAGFICEPVYGNAGGIALPPGYLKQVYAMVRERGGVCIADEVQVGYGRMGEFFWGFEEQGVVPDIITMAKGMGNGQPLGAVITRREIAEALEAEGYFFSSAGGSPVSCRIGMAVLDVMEEEKLWENAQVVGAHFKARLQALIDQYPLVGAVHGSGFYLGVELIRNRDTLEPATEETTALCSRLRELGIFMQPTGDYLNILKIKPPMVTTRQSVDFFVDMLAKVLDEGL, translated from the coding sequence ATGCCGCTCGCCACGTTGGTTCACCGTGCCAGTTTGCCAAGCCCACAGATCAGCGCCGCACAGGCGTTGGTACTGCTGCGCTCGAATTACGGACTCAGCGGTGACCTGCGACCCCTTGGCAGCCAGCAGGACCTCAACTACCGCGTCGACAGCGAGCGCGGGCGGTTTGTATTGAAGATTTGCCACGGCGACTACGCCGTCCATGAGCTCCAGGCCCAACATGCGGCCCTCAAGCAACTGGCCGGGCACAGCGCAGTGAAAGTGCCACGGGTGATGACTGCCAATAACGGCCAGGACCTGCTGACCCTGGAAGTCGACGGGCAAGCAGTCCATGTCCGGCTGCTGGAGTACATCGACGGCCAATCCCTCACCCAACTCAAACACCTGGGGCCGGAGCTGGTGACCGGTCTGGGTCGCTTGTGCGCGGAAATCGACCTGGCCCTGGCGACGTTCGAGCATCCAGGCCTGGAGCGCACGCTGCAATGGGACGCCCGTCACGCCAATACGCTGATCGGCCATCTGCTGCCGGTAATCCAGGATGACCAACGGCGCAATCTGATCGCCGAGGTCGCGCAACAGGCCGAGTGGCGTTTGCAGCCGCTCAAGGCCAGCCTGCCGGTGCAGGCGATTCATATGGACATCACCGATGACAACGCGGTCTGGCAGCGCGATGCCCAGCGCCAGTGGCAATTGCAGGGTGTGATCGATTTTGGCGACCTGGTCCGTACCTGGCGCATCACCGATCTGTCGGTGACGTGTGCGGCCCTGTTGCACCACGCCGACGGTGATCCGTTCTTTATCTTGCCGGCGATCAAGGCGTACCACGCGGTCAATCCGTTGCAACACGAAGAGCTGCTGGCGCTGTGGCCGCTGATCATGGCGCGTGCCGCTGTGCTGGTGCTCAGTGGTGAGCAGCAGGTCTCTATCGACCCGGATAACCAGTACAGTCGCGACAACCTGGAACATGAATGGGAAATTTTCCGGGTTGCCCACTCGGTGCCCCTCGAACTGATGGAAGCGGCGATTTTCACCGCCGTCGGCCAAAGTTTGCCGGCCATTGCCAGTGAAGGTTTCGCGCCGCTGTTGCCAACCCTGGTGGGGCGTGAATTTGCCCTGATCGACCTGGGCGTGCTGAGCCCGCATTTCGAAGCCGGTAACTGGGAGCAACCGGGAATCGACCAGCGTCTGTTGAGCGAAGCCGCTGCTGTTCACGGGCTGGCCGCCAGCCGTTATGGGCAGTACCGGTTGTCTCGCACCCGACCGGACAGCGCCGTCGAACCTGAGACTTATCCATTGCACGTGGAGTTGAGTGTGCCTCGTGGCACGCCACTGGAGGCACCGTTCGCCGGGGTCGTGCACAAGACCGCCGACGGCATGCTGCAACTGGACAGCGTTCAGTCGAGCGTGCGGCTGTGGGGCGTCACATCGCCGTTGCATTCGGGGGCGGCGCTGGTCAAGGGGCAAGTGCTGGGCGAAGTGGAAGGGCCGTTGCGGGTCCAGTTGTGCCGGGGCGCGCAGTTGAATCCGCCGCTGTTCTGCACGCCATCCCGGGCCCCGGCCTGGCAGGCGCTCTGCCCTTCGCCAGCGGTGCTTTTGGGGCTGGCTTGCGATGCCGAGCCGGAGATCGATCCCCAGGCGTTGCTGGCCCGCCGCGACGCAAGCTTTGCCCGCTCGCAGAAGCACTACTACGTCGATCCGCCACGCATCGAGCGCGGCTGGCGCAACCATTTGATCGACATGCAGGGCCGCTCCTACCTGGACATGCTCAACAACGTCGCGGTGCTTGGGCACGGCCATCCACGCATGGCGGCGGTGGCTGCCCGGCAGTGGTCGCTACTCAACACCAACTCACGTTTCCATTATGCGGCGATCGCCGAGTTTTCCGAGCGCCTGTTGTCGCTGGCGCCGTCCAGCATGGACCGGGTGTTCCTGGTCAACAGCGGCACCGAGGCCAACGACCTGGCAATCCGCCTGGCCTGGGCCTACAGCGGTGGACGGGACATGCTCAGTGTCTTGGAGGCCTATCACGGCTGGTCGGTGGCGGCCGATGCGGTATCGACGTCCATCGCCGACAATCCCCAGGCCCTGAGCAGCCGCCCGGACTGGGTGCATCCGGTGACCGCGCCAAACACCTATCGGGGTGAATTCCGTGGCCCCAACAGCGCGCCGGACTACGTGCGCAGCGTAGAGCACAATCTGGCAAAAATTGCCGAGAAAAAACGCCAACTCGCCGGCTTCATCTGCGAACCGGTATACGGCAATGCCGGTGGGATCGCCCTGCCGCCAGGGTACTTGAAACAGGTCTACGCGATGGTGCGCGAGCGCGGTGGTGTCTGCATCGCCGACGAGGTGCAGGTCGGTTATGGGCGCATGGGCGAGTTTTTCTGGGGCTTTGAGGAGCAGGGTGTGGTGCCGGACATCATCACCATGGCCAAGGGTATGGGCAACGGCCAGCCGCTGGGAGCGGTCATCACTCGACGGGAGATCGCCGAGGCGTTGGAAGCCGAGGGCTATTTCTTCTCGTCCGCCGGCGGCAGCCCGGTCAGTTGCCGGATCGGCATGGCCGTGTTGGACGTCATGGAAGAAGAAAAACTCTGGGAAAACGCCCAAGTGGTGGGCGCGCATTTCAAGGCACGGCTGCAAGCCTTGATTGACCAGTATCCATTGGTCGGTGCGGTGCATGGTTCCGGGTTCTACCTGGGTGTGGAATTGATCCGTAACCGCGACACCCTGGAGCCGGCCACCGAAGAAACCACGGCGCTGTGCAGTCGTCTTCGGGAGCTGGGTATCTTCATGCAACCGACTGGCGACTACCTGAACATCCTCAAAATCAAGCCACCGATGGTCACCACGCGTCAGAGCGTGGATTTCTTCGTCGATATGTTGGCGAAGGTGCTGGACGAGGGGCTTTAA
- the aguA gene encoding agmatine deiminase: protein MTTLHSTPRADGFHMPAEWAPQTQVWMIWPERPDNWRLGGKPAQAAHVAVAKAIARFEPVTVAVSAAQYENALARLDVPNIRLVEMSSDDAWVRDTGPTFVINDDGEVRGVDWDFNAWGGFDGGLYAPWNRDSQVASKILEIERSPRYRTEGFVLEGGSIHVDGEGTLITTEECLLNRNRNPHLSREDIEAMLSAQLAVDKIIWLPDGLFNDETDGHVDNFCCYVRPGEVLLAWTDDPQDPNYARCHAAMNVLQNSTDAKGRPFTVHKMPIPGPLYATEEECAGVDAVQGSQERNPSVRLAGSYVNFLIVNGGIIAPSFDDPLDTQAREILQNLFPQHEVVMVPGRELLLGGGNIHCLTQQQPAPHVK, encoded by the coding sequence ATGACAACTTTGCACAGCACTCCCCGCGCGGATGGTTTCCACATGCCTGCCGAGTGGGCACCCCAGACCCAGGTCTGGATGATCTGGCCCGAGCGCCCGGACAACTGGCGCCTGGGCGGTAAGCCTGCCCAGGCTGCCCACGTGGCGGTGGCCAAGGCCATCGCTCGTTTCGAACCGGTGACTGTGGCAGTGTCCGCGGCCCAGTACGAAAACGCCCTGGCGCGCCTCGACGTGCCGAATATCCGCTTGGTGGAGATGTCCAGTGACGACGCCTGGGTCCGAGATACAGGCCCGACTTTTGTCATCAATGACGACGGCGAGGTCCGTGGTGTCGACTGGGATTTCAACGCTTGGGGCGGTTTCGACGGCGGCCTGTATGCGCCGTGGAATCGTGATTCGCAAGTGGCCAGCAAGATTCTCGAGATCGAGCGCAGCCCGCGTTATCGCACCGAAGGTTTTGTACTCGAGGGCGGCTCGATCCATGTCGATGGCGAAGGCACCCTGATCACCACCGAAGAGTGCCTGCTCAACCGCAATCGCAATCCACACCTGAGCCGCGAAGATATCGAGGCGATGCTCAGCGCGCAGCTGGCGGTGGACAAGATCATCTGGCTGCCGGACGGTCTGTTCAATGACGAAACCGATGGCCATGTGGATAATTTCTGTTGCTACGTGCGTCCTGGCGAAGTGCTGCTCGCCTGGACCGACGACCCGCAGGATCCGAACTACGCCCGCTGCCACGCTGCGATGAACGTGCTGCAAAACAGCACTGACGCCAAGGGGCGCCCGTTCACAGTGCACAAAATGCCGATTCCAGGGCCGCTGTATGCCACCGAAGAGGAATGTGCAGGCGTGGATGCGGTGCAAGGTTCCCAGGAGCGCAATCCGAGCGTGCGGCTGGCCGGTTCCTACGTGAACTTCCTGATCGTTAACGGTGGCATCATCGCGCCGAGTTTTGACGATCCGTTGGATACCCAGGCCAGGGAAATTCTGCAGAACCTGTTTCCCCAGCACGAAGTGGTCATGGTGCCAGGGCGTGAACTGTTACTGGGGGGTGGGAATATCCATTGCCTTACCCAGCAGCAACCCGCGCCACACGTAAAATGA
- a CDS encoding DsbA family protein: MTILHYIYDPLCGWCYGAKPLVQAARRVLPVIAHGGGMMTGTNRQQVSPQLRNYVMPHDRRIAEYTGQTFGEAYYEGLLRDTGAVFDSAPPTAAILAAEQLGGLGLELLGRLQTAHYVEGRRIADNAVLLELAQSIGLTAQVFQPAFDTADVQGHIKASRALLAKLGGQGFPTFALERAGQFTLIDVGPWLGKPEAFAQWLRQTLPVQASTPAPACGLDGCSP; encoded by the coding sequence ATGACCATCCTTCATTACATCTACGATCCGCTGTGTGGCTGGTGCTACGGGGCCAAACCATTGGTGCAGGCCGCCCGGCGAGTGCTGCCAGTGATCGCCCATGGCGGTGGCATGATGACGGGTACCAATCGGCAGCAGGTCTCGCCGCAGTTGCGCAATTACGTGATGCCCCACGACCGGCGCATCGCCGAATACACCGGGCAGACGTTTGGTGAGGCCTACTACGAAGGCCTGCTGCGTGATACCGGTGCGGTGTTCGATTCGGCACCGCCGACCGCCGCCATCCTTGCTGCCGAACAACTCGGCGGCCTCGGCCTGGAGCTGCTCGGGCGCCTGCAGACTGCGCATTACGTCGAAGGTCGGCGTATTGCTGACAACGCCGTGCTACTGGAACTGGCTCAATCCATTGGTCTTACAGCCCAAGTGTTCCAGCCGGCGTTCGATACGGCTGATGTGCAAGGCCATATCAAGGCCAGTCGCGCCCTACTGGCCAAGCTCGGTGGCCAGGGCTTCCCGACGTTTGCCTTGGAGCGGGCCGGCCAGTTCACGTTGATCGACGTCGGTCCCTGGCTCGGCAAACCCGAGGCATTCGCCCAATGGTTGAGGCAAACCCTGCCGGTGCAGGCCTCTACGCCGGCGCCGGCCTGTGGTCTGGACGGCTGTTCTCCTTGA
- a CDS encoding OprD family porin, translated as MLNKRIGLIALGILSTTHAMANDQAESKGFVEDSSLKVLLRNAYINRDYKDGNQDKAEWGQAAIGTFSSGFTQGTVGVGVDAFGLYALRLDGGKGRSGAGGIDFFKQGDSGNAADDLSRFGAAVKFRVSNTVLAYGDQMPALPVLSYDNSRLLPESYTGTLITSKEIKGLELNAGRFTAESRKSAEGRDSGGLKSINVLGGSYQFTEQFKAALYASDVEDVLKKQYVNANYVFPLAKDQSLTLDFNGYRTKLDNSYVRENNVTGDDNKIWSLAATFVTGPHSFTLAHQRSTGDSNLGYAYGGYQREQNRVGDGGNTIYLANSYWSDFNAEDERSWQLGYGLDFTSFGVPGLTYNVAYVRGDNITTSTSEGGTEREIFNQFKYVVQSGPAKDLSVRLRSSVLRVSQKSSEYNVSGNELRVFVDYPINVF; from the coding sequence ATGTTGAACAAGCGCATTGGTTTGATCGCACTGGGGATTTTGAGCACGACGCACGCCATGGCCAACGACCAGGCTGAGTCCAAGGGGTTCGTTGAAGACAGCAGCCTGAAGGTGCTGTTGCGCAACGCTTACATCAATCGCGACTACAAAGACGGCAACCAGGACAAGGCCGAATGGGGCCAGGCAGCTATCGGTACATTCTCGTCCGGTTTCACCCAAGGCACCGTGGGTGTGGGTGTGGACGCTTTCGGCCTGTACGCATTGCGCCTCGATGGCGGCAAGGGACGTAGCGGGGCGGGCGGCATCGACTTCTTCAAGCAAGGCGACAGCGGCAACGCGGCCGATGATTTGTCCAGGTTTGGTGCAGCGGTCAAGTTCCGCGTCTCCAATACCGTGCTGGCCTACGGTGACCAGATGCCGGCCCTGCCGGTATTGAGCTATGACAACTCGCGCCTGCTGCCGGAAAGCTACACCGGCACGCTGATCACTTCCAAAGAGATCAAGGGCCTGGAGTTGAACGCCGGTCGTTTCACCGCCGAGTCGCGCAAGAGCGCCGAAGGCCGTGACAGCGGTGGCCTGAAGTCGATCAACGTATTGGGTGGTAGCTATCAGTTCACCGAGCAGTTCAAGGCTGCGCTCTACGCCTCGGACGTCGAAGACGTGTTGAAGAAGCAATACGTGAACGCCAACTATGTGTTCCCGTTGGCCAAGGATCAATCCCTGACCCTGGACTTCAACGGTTATCGCACCAAGCTGGACAACAGCTACGTTCGCGAAAACAACGTCACCGGCGACGACAACAAGATCTGGAGCCTGGCCGCCACCTTTGTCACAGGGCCGCACAGCTTTACGCTCGCCCACCAGCGCAGCACCGGCGACAGCAACCTGGGCTACGCCTACGGCGGCTATCAACGCGAGCAGAATCGCGTGGGCGACGGCGGTAACACGATCTACCTGGCCAACTCCTACTGGTCCGACTTCAACGCTGAAGACGAACGCAGCTGGCAGTTAGGCTATGGCCTGGATTTCACCTCCTTCGGCGTACCGGGCCTGACCTATAACGTGGCTTATGTGCGTGGCGATAACATCACCACGTCCACCAGCGAAGGTGGCACCGAGCGCGAGATCTTCAACCAGTTCAAGTACGTGGTCCAGAGTGGCCCGGCCAAGGACTTGAGCGTAAGGTTGCGCAGCTCCGTCCTGCGTGTGTCGCAGAAGTCCAGCGAGTACAACGTCAGCGGCAACGAGCTGCGGGTGTTCGTGGATTACCCGATCAACGTCTTCTGA
- a CDS encoding 2OG-Fe dioxygenase family protein, translating into MIVLNREVGEALRRDKYVNVRGGDFNLYGHFGDFVRLTKSWENMEPDSYYGQAESGMRFRRYSDFEYNPTTRELKQLEHRAYIQSKTNNSYVGGLERHFQDFSNEVINSPVMRSLIDTDFEVYKNVLPQELHDEIWQCQIHQIRIEIKPGKQLEITPEGIHCDGYPFSGVHFWGRHNVAGAESRLYSAQEEQLAATTYEDILDTTFFLDRDMRHYVTPARNVHAHEMAFRQILAISFSRPGTAFDIVR; encoded by the coding sequence ATGATCGTTCTGAACAGGGAAGTGGGCGAAGCGCTAAGACGTGACAAATACGTCAACGTTCGCGGTGGGGACTTCAACCTCTACGGTCATTTCGGTGATTTTGTCCGGCTGACCAAAAGCTGGGAAAACATGGAGCCCGACAGTTACTACGGCCAGGCCGAGTCAGGCATGCGTTTTCGCCGCTACAGCGATTTCGAATACAACCCCACGACCCGTGAGCTCAAGCAGCTCGAACACCGGGCCTACATTCAGTCCAAGACCAACAACAGCTATGTCGGCGGGCTGGAGCGGCACTTCCAGGACTTCTCCAACGAAGTGATCAACTCACCCGTGATGCGCAGCCTGATCGACACGGACTTCGAGGTTTACAAGAACGTCCTGCCGCAGGAACTGCACGATGAAATCTGGCAATGCCAGATCCATCAGATCCGCATCGAGATCAAGCCCGGCAAGCAGCTGGAAATCACCCCCGAAGGGATTCACTGCGACGGCTATCCATTCAGCGGCGTGCATTTCTGGGGGCGCCATAACGTAGCTGGCGCGGAAAGTCGTCTGTACTCTGCTCAGGAAGAGCAACTGGCGGCGACCACCTACGAGGACATCCTCGACACCACGTTCTTCCTCGATCGCGACATGCGCCATTACGTGACACCGGCCCGCAACGTTCACGCCCATGAAATGGCCTTCCGGCAGATCCTCGCCATTTCCTTCTCGCGGCCCGGGACCGCTTTCGACATTGTTCGCTGA
- a CDS encoding GNAT family N-acetyltransferase: MDDPVQQVLLRRAQVRDAERLERFFRGFDEVSFCDWQDARFLRGVLLQDTTTAYLAVDASGEVVGAVIGGMLGTRGTINHLAVSPAHRTRGLGQRLVEAASADMKRVGVLRMFLFVDDANLAGKRFWAAQGFCEPRGEITFERDL; the protein is encoded by the coding sequence ATGGATGATCCGGTGCAGCAGGTTCTGCTGCGCCGGGCCCAGGTCAGGGATGCCGAACGACTGGAGCGGTTTTTTCGCGGATTCGACGAAGTGTCGTTCTGCGACTGGCAGGACGCCCGATTTTTGCGGGGGGTGTTGTTGCAGGACACCACCACCGCGTACCTGGCGGTCGATGCCAGCGGGGAAGTGGTCGGCGCAGTGATCGGTGGCATGCTCGGCACCCGCGGCACGATCAATCACCTGGCCGTCAGCCCGGCACATCGCACCCGAGGCTTGGGCCAGCGTCTGGTGGAGGCCGCTTCGGCCGACATGAAGCGGGTGGGCGTGCTGCGCATGTTCCTGTTCGTCGACGATGCTAATCTGGCCGGCAAGCGTTTCTGGGCTGCCCAGGGGTTCTGTGAGCCCCGGGGTGAAATCACATTCGAGAGGGATTTATGA
- a CDS encoding AzlC family ABC transporter permease, whose amino-acid sequence MNKTSSQPLVVEPQASRTFAEASPVVAGYFTVSFVFGLMAVNAGLPLWLPVAMCLFVYAGASQFAALALISSGASLTTIVLTTFLINARHMLMSVYMAKALRALGLSRFERWCYAVGLTDESFAFHSVKLGTGAPVSVRYLIGFNLFCHTSWVLGGLLGAVCAQYAAHLIKYQLDYALTAMMLYVLVSLCDTRNKLIAALAAVVCMGGLSLLGSSPFNVFIATFVGCGVGVCLTKRS is encoded by the coding sequence ATGAACAAGACTTCCAGCCAGCCGCTGGTGGTCGAACCACAAGCCTCGCGTACCTTTGCTGAAGCCAGTCCGGTGGTAGCGGGTTATTTCACGGTTTCGTTTGTGTTCGGTCTGATGGCGGTCAACGCCGGGCTGCCGCTATGGTTGCCCGTGGCGATGTGCTTGTTCGTCTACGCGGGCGCTTCGCAATTCGCGGCATTGGCGTTGATTTCCAGCGGCGCCTCGTTGACCACCATCGTGCTCACCACGTTCTTGATCAATGCGCGGCATATGCTGATGTCGGTCTATATGGCCAAGGCTTTGCGAGCGCTGGGGCTCAGTCGTTTCGAGCGCTGGTGCTATGCGGTGGGGCTCACGGACGAGTCGTTCGCTTTCCACAGCGTCAAGCTCGGCACCGGGGCGCCTGTGAGTGTGCGTTACCTGATCGGCTTCAACCTGTTTTGCCACACGTCCTGGGTGCTGGGTGGGTTGTTGGGGGCCGTGTGCGCGCAATACGCGGCGCACCTGATCAAGTATCAGCTCGATTACGCCCTGACCGCGATGATGCTCTACGTGCTGGTTTCGTTGTGCGACACCCGTAACAAGTTGATCGCGGCCCTGGCGGCTGTGGTCTGTATGGGCGGGCTGAGCCTGCTTGGCAGTTCGCCGTTCAATGTCTTCATCGCCACATTCGTTGGCTGCGGGGTGGGCGTATGCCTGACCAAACGTTCCTGA
- a CDS encoding AzlD domain-containing protein — protein sequence MPDQTFLILVVVLMMAVTFLPRALPLQVNTEHWPPFVARALEYLPVAIVAAISLTPLLIKDQRIQLDRPEFYAAIPTLLCAYFSRNLFLSVAVGTASYIALGSFL from the coding sequence ATGCCTGACCAAACGTTCCTGATCCTGGTTGTCGTGCTGATGATGGCCGTGACTTTCCTGCCTCGCGCCCTGCCGTTGCAGGTCAACACTGAACACTGGCCACCGTTTGTCGCGCGCGCCTTGGAATACCTGCCGGTGGCGATCGTAGCGGCCATCAGCCTCACCCCGTTGTTGATCAAGGATCAGCGGATACAGCTCGATCGCCCGGAATTCTATGCCGCGATTCCAACGCTGTTATGTGCGTATTTCAGCCGCAACCTGTTTCTCAGTGTGGCGGTGGGCACGGCGTCGTACATCGCGCTCGGTTCGTTCCTGTAG